Proteins encoded in a region of the Candidatus Obscuribacter sp. genome:
- a CDS encoding aldehyde dehydrogenase family protein: protein MAQTLTAPQAKVDRKWQLWIDGKFVDGESERTLINPADGKVLTKVAEAGTKHTEAAIKAARKAFDKGPWPRMTALERAGVLFKIADIIDKHQDELAELETLNGGKPLREAKYDIADTANCFRYYAGLITKPSGQTVDVPAPSVSSIVREPIGVCGQIVPWNYPLLMSAWKLAPALAAGNTCILKPSEYTPLTAMRLAELLQEVGLPEGVVNIVTGAGPTVGMPLAESKLVDKIAFTGSVRTGKIIAQAALGNLKKVTLELGGKSPMIVFKDFDLDTAVDYALFAIYCNAGQVCSAGSRMIVEESIYDDFVKKMAERAKKIRVGPGMDSDTEMGPLVSEQQMNTVLNFIDIGKKEGARLVTGGERLEGEKYGKGFYIGPTIFADVKPDMRVVQEEIFGPVVVVQKFKDEEHAIELANDSDYGLAGAVFTKDITRAYRVVKQLRAGITWVNAYHNTYTECPWGGYKQSGWGRELGTFGLEAYTEVKQININLDPIAVGWFE, encoded by the coding sequence ATGGCTCAGACCTTAACGGCACCCCAGGCAAAGGTGGATCGTAAGTGGCAATTATGGATTGATGGCAAATTTGTAGATGGCGAGTCCGAGCGGACTCTGATTAACCCTGCCGATGGTAAGGTGCTTACCAAAGTGGCAGAAGCTGGCACAAAGCACACCGAAGCTGCTATCAAGGCTGCCCGCAAAGCATTTGACAAAGGTCCCTGGCCTCGTATGACAGCACTCGAGCGTGCTGGCGTGCTCTTTAAAATTGCCGATATCATCGACAAACATCAAGACGAATTGGCTGAGCTAGAGACACTCAATGGTGGTAAACCATTGCGCGAAGCCAAATACGATATCGCTGACACAGCCAATTGCTTTAGATACTATGCCGGTCTTATCACTAAGCCCTCCGGTCAGACAGTCGATGTACCAGCTCCGTCTGTATCGAGCATAGTGCGCGAGCCTATTGGTGTCTGTGGACAAATTGTGCCATGGAATTATCCTCTTTTGATGTCTGCCTGGAAACTGGCTCCAGCTCTAGCTGCTGGTAATACCTGTATCCTCAAACCATCTGAATACACACCACTAACTGCTATGCGTTTAGCTGAGCTGTTGCAAGAAGTAGGTCTGCCCGAAGGTGTGGTCAACATCGTTACTGGGGCTGGTCCAACTGTGGGTATGCCACTTGCTGAAAGCAAACTGGTGGACAAAATTGCCTTTACCGGTAGTGTCAGAACCGGCAAAATTATCGCTCAAGCCGCTCTCGGCAATCTTAAAAAGGTCACCCTGGAGCTTGGTGGCAAATCACCAATGATTGTCTTTAAGGATTTTGATCTCGATACAGCTGTCGATTATGCTCTCTTTGCTATCTACTGCAATGCAGGGCAGGTCTGCTCAGCCGGCTCACGTATGATCGTAGAAGAATCCATCTATGATGACTTTGTCAAAAAGATGGCTGAACGCGCTAAAAAAATCAGAGTCGGCCCTGGCATGGACTCAGATACCGAGATGGGACCTCTGGTGTCCGAGCAACAGATGAATACTGTGCTCAATTTTATTGATATCGGTAAAAAAGAAGGCGCCAGACTGGTCACCGGTGGTGAGCGTTTGGAAGGCGAAAAGTATGGCAAAGGTTTTTATATCGGACCAACCATTTTTGCTGACGTAAAGCCGGATATGCGTGTTGTACAAGAAGAAATCTTTGGACCAGTAGTGGTAGTGCAGAAGTTTAAAGACGAAGAGCACGCCATCGAACTGGCTAACGACAGTGACTATGGTCTGGCCGGAGCTGTCTTTACCAAAGACATCACCAGAGCCTACCGTGTGGTCAAACAACTGCGTGCTGGTATCACCTGGGTCAATGCCTACCACAATACTTATACAGAGTGCCCATGGGGCGGATATAAGCAAAGTGGTTGGGGTAGAGAGTTAGGTACTTTTGGTCTTGAGGCTTACACCGAAGTGAAGCAAATCAATATCAATCTCGATCCTATTGCCGTTGGTTGGTTTGAATAA
- a CDS encoding dTMP kinase codes for MATKTGNQRNYPGTFITLEGPEGAGKTTQVKLLSQKLDSLGVPHVITRDPGGTPLGKQIRRILLTPGGTVAPMCELLLYQADRAQHVAEVIMPALLEGKLVICDRYTDSTIAYQGFGRDIDLELIKSLNAMSTQGLKPELTILFDLESEKGLGRLHPGGHDRLEREAIEFHHKVRQGYLTVAKQESERFEIIDATKALSAVQEDLRRILLERFSDRFSLESLV; via the coding sequence ATGGCAACCAAAACAGGCAACCAAAGAAACTACCCGGGCACGTTTATCACGTTGGAAGGTCCAGAAGGGGCGGGAAAGACCACGCAGGTCAAATTGCTGTCGCAAAAGCTGGACAGCCTCGGCGTGCCCCATGTGATCACAAGGGATCCAGGCGGCACACCTCTAGGTAAGCAAATCAGACGGATATTGCTCACACCCGGCGGTACAGTCGCGCCCATGTGCGAGTTATTGTTGTACCAGGCAGACCGGGCCCAGCACGTCGCCGAAGTGATTATGCCAGCGCTATTAGAAGGCAAATTAGTGATTTGCGACCGTTATACAGACTCCACAATCGCTTATCAGGGTTTTGGACGAGATATTGACCTGGAGCTAATTAAAAGCCTCAATGCCATGTCCACCCAAGGTCTCAAACCAGAGCTCACCATTTTGTTTGATCTGGAGAGCGAAAAGGGTCTCGGACGGCTGCACCCAGGCGGCCACGACCGTCTCGAGCGGGAAGCAATTGAATTTCACCACAAAGTGCGCCAGGGCTATCTGACTGTGGCCAAACAAGAAAGCGAACGCTTTGAAATCATTGACGCCACAAAAGCACTGTCAGCTGTACAAGAAGATTTGAGACGCATCTTGCTCGAGCGCTTCTCTGATAGATTTAGCCTGGAGAGCCTGGTCTAA